The DNA sequence GGCCGTGGCGTGGGGGCTGGCCGAGCAGCTCAGCGGCAACGCCTCGGCAGTCTTCGCCCCCATCCTGGCCATGCTCACCGTGCAGGCCAGCGTCTACAGCACGATCGCCCAGGGCATCCAGACGATCGTCGGCAACACCGTGGGTGTCGCCGTCGCCCAGGTCCTCGTCAACGTGGGCGGCCGCAACGTCTTCGTGGTGTTCCTCGGGGCCCTGGCCGCGTTCGCGGTCGCTGGCCGGCTGCCCCTTGCTCCGGCGGGACGGGTGCAGGTGTCCTTCTCGGTCCTGCTGGTGCTGCTGCTCGGGCCCACCGCCCGCGGCTACGGGCTGTGGCGGCTCGTCGACTGCGTCATCGGCGGTGCGGTCGGAATCGCCATCGCCCTGGTCGTCCCTGAGCGGGCGCAGGTGGAACCGGCCCTGGCCGCCATGCGGGACTGGACGGCGGCCGTGCGGCGGTCGCTGGAGATCGTGGTGGAGCACCTCAGGGCCGAGCCGCGGGAGGTCGGCTGGGCGGAGCGGCACGCGTTCGTCAACCTGGTCGGTGACAGCCTGCGCCACCAGGACGACGTCACGGCTGGCAGCGTCGTGGCCGCGGTCGAGTCGGTCCGGTTCAACCCGTGGGCTCGCCGGGACAGGGAGCGCGTCGCCGGGCTGGCCGCCGACCTCGGCTGGCACCGCCGGGTGTCGCTGCAGGCCCGGGCGATCACTCTTAACGTCGACCAGCTGTACGACCGGCCGGGGCCGCTCCCGCTGCTGCGCCGGGACACCCTGGCCGACCTGCTGCAGCAGCTCGCGGACCTGCTCGGCCGCCGGCTGCGGGGCGGGCCACTCCTGGACGCGTCGTCCGAGCTGCAGGAGCGGCTGTCGACGGCGCTGACCGTGGTCACCGCCGGCCAGCCCTCGGTGCACGGCGTCGTCGACAGTGTCAGCCTGCTCGGACGGATCGAACAGCTGCGGGAGGAGATCGTGGGGGTCGCCGGGGGGTACGGCGGGGGGCGGCCGGCCGGGCCGGGGCGGTAGCCTCGCCGCCGTGCTGCTCTCCGACCGCGACATCCGCGCCGAGCTCGATTCCGGAAAGGTCGGGCTGGCCCCGTACGACCCCTCGATGATCCAGCCGTCGTCGGTCGACGTCCGGCTGGACCGCTACTTCCGGGTGTTCGAGAACCACCGGTACCCGCACATCGACCCGGCGGTCGAGCAGCCGGACCTGACCCGGCTGGTCGAGCCGGACACCGACGAGCCGTTCATCCTGCACCCGGGGGAGTTCGTGCTGGCCTCGACCTACGAGATCGTGACCCTGCCGGACGACATCGCCGGCCGGCTCGAGGGCAAGTCCTCACTCGGGCGGCTCGGGCTGCTCACCCACTCGACGGCCGGCTTCATCGACCCGGGCTTCAGCGGGCACGTGACCCTCGAGCTGTCCAACGTGGCCACCCTGCCGATCAAGCTGTGGCCCGGCATGAAGATCGGCCAGCTGTGCCTGTTCCAGCTGTCCTCGCCGGCCGAGCACCCGTACGGCTCAGCGGTCTACGGCTCCCGCTACCAGGGCCAGCGCGGACCGACGCCGTCCCGGTCCTTCCAGAACTTCCACCGCACCCAGGTCTGAACAGTTGTCAGGGTCAGGCGCGCTGGACGGAGCGGAGCAGCAGCTGGGCGACATCCATGACCTGGGTCTGGGCCGCCTTGTCCAGGTCGGGCTGCAAGGCGCCCACGCCGTCCCCGATCATGACCTTGCAGAACGGGCAGGCCACCGCCACGGTGTCCGCACCGGTGTCGATCGCCTCCTGGGTCCGCACCTCGTTGACCCGCTGGCCGATCTTCTCCTCCATCCACATCCGAGCGCCACCGGCACCGCAGCAGAACCCGCGGTCGGCGTTGCGCGGCATCTCGGCGAAGGTGAGGCCGGGCAGCGCCGTGACCAGTTCGCGCGGAGG is a window from the Actinomycetes bacterium genome containing:
- a CDS encoding aromatic acid exporter family protein, with amino-acid sequence MATPVGRGSADAGVLAPLSDLLTAPSSGRPTWLTAFKAAVAAAVAWGLAEQLSGNASAVFAPILAMLTVQASVYSTIAQGIQTIVGNTVGVAVAQVLVNVGGRNVFVVFLGALAAFAVAGRLPLAPAGRVQVSFSVLLVLLLGPTARGYGLWRLVDCVIGGAVGIAIALVVPERAQVEPALAAMRDWTAAVRRSLEIVVEHLRAEPREVGWAERHAFVNLVGDSLRHQDDVTAGSVVAAVESVRFNPWARRDRERVAGLAADLGWHRRVSLQARAITLNVDQLYDRPGPLPLLRRDTLADLLQQLADLLGRRLRGGPLLDASSELQERLSTALTVVTAGQPSVHGVVDSVSLLGRIEQLREEIVGVAGGYGGGRPAGPGR
- the dcd gene encoding dCTP deaminase; amino-acid sequence: MLLSDRDIRAELDSGKVGLAPYDPSMIQPSSVDVRLDRYFRVFENHRYPHIDPAVEQPDLTRLVEPDTDEPFILHPGEFVLASTYEIVTLPDDIAGRLEGKSSLGRLGLLTHSTAGFIDPGFSGHVTLELSNVATLPIKLWPGMKIGQLCLFQLSSPAEHPYGSAVYGSRYQGQRGPTPSRSFQNFHRTQV